From the genome of Scytonema hofmannii PCC 7110, one region includes:
- the leuS gene encoding leucine--tRNA ligase yields the protein MESRYNPAEIEEKWQTTWTEQGLDKKPTEKNKPKYYALSMFPYPSGSLHMGHVRNYTITDAIARLKRMQGYRVLHPMGWDAFGLPAENAAIDRGVPPAKWTNENIAQMRQQLKRLGFSIDWDCEVATCSPDYYKWTQWIFLQFFKAGLAYQKEAAVNWDPVDQTVVANEQVDSEGNSWRSGAKVERKLLRQWFFKITDYAEELLNDLDKLPGWPERVKLMQANWIGKSTGAYLEFPIVGLEEKIGVYTTRPDTVYGVSYVVLAPEHPLTQRVTTPENQAAVEAFVKEVSNQSELERTAEDKPKRGIPTGGKAINPFTGEEIPILIADYVLYEYGTGAVMGVPAHDARDFKFAKEKKLPIKVVIVPAEEADKTTSQEELQAAYTEPGVVINSGQFNGIPSTDAKQAMVEYAEKQGFGKARVQYRLRDWLISRQRYWGAPIPVIRCPNCGIVPVPEEDLPVLLPDNVEFSGRGPSPLAKLENWVNVPCPTCGTPALRETDTMDTFIDSSWYFLRFPDAKNEKQVFDSREVNDWMPVDQYVGGIEHAILHLLYSRFFTKVLRDRGLLNFDEPFQRLLTQGMVQGLTYMNPNKSGKDKWVPSHLVNPNDPRDPQTGEPLQRLYATMSKSKGNGVAPEDVIDKYGIDTARMFILFKAPPEKDLEWEETDVEGQFRFLNRVWRLVSEYANQPRAVGGNQTQLTKPEKDLRRAIHTAIKEVTEDVEGEYQFNTAISELMKLSNALTEASCKNSPIYAEGIQTLIVLLAPFAPHISEELWHQLGNVESIHTEAWPKYEESALVADEITLVIQVNGKKRADLQVPAQADKAELEKYARESEIVQRHLEGKEIKKVIVVPGKLVNFVVG from the coding sequence GTGGAGTCCCGATACAACCCAGCAGAAATTGAGGAAAAATGGCAAACAACATGGACAGAACAAGGCTTGGATAAAAAGCCAACAGAGAAAAACAAGCCAAAATACTATGCCCTGTCCATGTTCCCCTATCCTTCAGGCAGCCTGCACATGGGTCACGTCCGTAATTATACAATTACCGATGCGATCGCACGCCTCAAACGGATGCAAGGGTATCGGGTCTTACATCCTATGGGTTGGGATGCCTTTGGTTTGCCTGCAGAAAACGCTGCGATCGACCGGGGTGTACCACCAGCGAAGTGGACGAATGAAAATATTGCCCAAATGCGGCAGCAATTAAAGCGCTTGGGCTTCTCCATCGATTGGGATTGTGAAGTGGCCACGTGTTCGCCAGACTATTACAAATGGACGCAGTGGATTTTCTTGCAATTTTTTAAAGCAGGTTTGGCTTACCAAAAAGAAGCAGCCGTTAACTGGGACCCCGTTGACCAAACTGTCGTTGCTAACGAACAAGTTGATAGCGAAGGAAATTCTTGGCGCAGTGGGGCAAAAGTTGAGCGTAAACTTTTGCGACAGTGGTTCTTCAAGATTACTGACTACGCCGAAGAATTGTTGAACGACCTCGACAAATTACCCGGTTGGCCCGAACGTGTTAAGTTGATGCAGGCAAACTGGATAGGTAAATCGACAGGGGCGTACTTGGAATTCCCTATTGTTGGATTGGAAGAAAAAATTGGCGTGTACACCACTCGCCCAGATACAGTTTATGGTGTCAGCTATGTAGTGTTAGCGCCAGAACATCCTTTGACACAGCGCGTCACCACGCCAGAAAATCAAGCAGCCGTGGAAGCCTTTGTGAAAGAAGTTTCCAATCAAAGCGAATTGGAACGAACTGCGGAGGATAAACCCAAGCGCGGTATTCCCACAGGTGGCAAAGCAATTAATCCATTCACCGGAGAAGAAATTCCGATTTTGATTGCTGACTACGTGCTGTATGAATACGGTACGGGTGCGGTGATGGGTGTTCCGGCACATGATGCACGGGATTTTAAGTTTGCTAAAGAAAAAAAATTACCCATTAAAGTTGTTATTGTGCCTGCAGAAGAGGCGGACAAAACCACCTCACAAGAAGAGTTACAAGCAGCATATACAGAACCGGGCGTTGTGATTAATTCCGGTCAATTTAATGGCATACCATCCACAGACGCAAAACAAGCGATGGTGGAATATGCCGAAAAGCAAGGTTTTGGCAAAGCAAGAGTCCAATACCGCTTGCGAGACTGGTTAATTTCACGCCAAAGGTACTGGGGCGCACCCATTCCTGTGATTCGTTGTCCCAATTGTGGCATTGTACCCGTCCCAGAGGAAGATTTACCCGTCTTGTTGCCAGATAATGTAGAATTTAGCGGGCGCGGACCTTCTCCTTTGGCTAAGTTAGAAAACTGGGTTAACGTACCTTGTCCAACTTGTGGAACACCAGCATTGCGAGAAACAGACACGATGGATACCTTTATTGATTCCTCGTGGTATTTCTTGCGCTTCCCTGATGCTAAGAATGAAAAGCAAGTCTTTGATTCAAGGGAAGTGAATGATTGGATGCCAGTGGATCAATATGTTGGTGGAATTGAACACGCGATTTTGCATTTATTGTATTCGCGCTTCTTTACAAAAGTTCTGCGCGATAGGGGCTTGTTGAACTTTGATGAACCCTTCCAACGCTTGTTGACTCAAGGCATGGTACAGGGGTTAACTTATATGAATCCCAATAAATCTGGAAAAGATAAGTGGGTTCCTTCTCATCTTGTTAATCCAAACGATCCTCGCGATCCGCAAACTGGCGAGCCACTGCAACGTCTTTACGCTACCATGTCAAAATCTAAGGGCAATGGTGTTGCACCGGAAGATGTGATTGACAAATACGGTATAGATACTGCCCGGATGTTCATTTTGTTTAAAGCACCACCAGAAAAAGATTTGGAGTGGGAAGAAACTGACGTGGAAGGTCAGTTCCGCTTCTTGAACCGGGTTTGGCGATTGGTTAGCGAGTATGCGAATCAACCAAGGGCGGTTGGAGGTAATCAAACTCAACTGACTAAACCTGAAAAGGATTTGCGGCGGGCAATCCATACGGCTATCAAAGAAGTGACAGAAGATGTTGAAGGTGAGTATCAGTTCAACACTGCAATATCTGAATTGATGAAATTAAGCAATGCTTTGACTGAAGCAAGTTGTAAAAATTCACCAATTTATGCAGAGGGTATTCAAACTTTAATTGTGTTGTTAGCACCTTTTGCACCTCACATTTCTGAGGAATTGTGGCATCAATTAGGTAATGTGGAATCGATCCATACGGAAGCTTGGCCTAAGTATGAAGAATCTGCTTTGGTTGCTGATGAAATCACGTTAGTGATTCAAGTTAACGGCAAAAAGCGTGCAGATCTACAAGTTCCCGCCCAAGCGGATAAAGCCGAATTGGAAAAGTATGCCCGTGAATCAGAAATTGTCCAGCGTCACCTTGAGGGCAAAGAAATTAAAAAGGTGATTGTAGTACCAGGAAAGTTGGTAAACTTTGTGGTTGGTTGA
- a CDS encoding sigma-70 family RNA polymerase sigma factor produces MSQSITLSSWSTVDARLPEASLQVDKLSNHDLILRCQAGLRPDRAAFAELLRRYQSQVDRVLYHLAPDWSDRADLAQEVWIRVYRNINRLQEPSKFRGWLSRIATNLFYDELRKRKRVVSPLSLDAPRAVDDGEMDWEIAGDTPGPEEELTTREFYEQLREAIADLPEVFRTTIVLREIEGLAYEEIAEITGVSLGTVKSRIARARARLQSQLQNYLDA; encoded by the coding sequence ATGAGTCAATCAATTACTTTATCATCCTGGTCAACAGTTGATGCAAGGCTTCCTGAAGCGTCATTGCAAGTTGACAAACTCTCAAATCACGATCTAATTCTGCGCTGTCAAGCTGGACTACGTCCCGATCGTGCTGCGTTTGCAGAATTACTGCGGCGCTATCAATCTCAAGTTGACCGGGTGTTATACCATCTGGCTCCTGATTGGTCTGATAGGGCTGATTTGGCTCAAGAGGTTTGGATTCGCGTGTATCGGAATATTAACCGATTACAAGAACCCTCCAAATTCAGGGGCTGGTTGAGCCGCATTGCTACCAACTTGTTTTACGATGAGTTGCGGAAACGCAAGCGGGTTGTCAGTCCCCTGTCGCTGGACGCTCCCCGAGCGGTAGACGATGGCGAGATGGATTGGGAAATTGCAGGAGATACTCCCGGACCAGAAGAAGAACTGACTACTAGAGAATTTTACGAACAACTGCGTGAAGCAATCGCCGATTTGCCAGAGGTGTTCCGTACAACGATTGTTCTTAGAGAAATCGAGGGATTGGCATACGAAGAAATTGCCGAAATCACTGGGGTGTCTTTGGGAACAGTCAAGTCCAGAATTGCCCGCGCAAGAGCGAGATTGCAATCTCAGTTGCAAAATTATCTAGATGCATAA
- a CDS encoding L,D-transpeptidase, with the protein MAMAKNDSLTRIVMLLCFGTAFLSLIVHWRITTSTTAQPNLAKTSKTALRTESQGQKPDAQNRITLLSAFAPTKQTTNAASRNRQLVVDLSDRRVYVYNKDTVIASYPIGVGKRGWETPTGSFQILHKQRDPIWQHPITGKIFSSGTDSPLGDRWIGFWTDGRNQIGFHGTPDDEVIGSAISHGCLRMRNPDVRLLYKQVSLGTPVEVRQ; encoded by the coding sequence ATGGCAATGGCAAAAAATGACTCTTTAACGCGTATAGTGATGCTGCTTTGTTTTGGGACGGCATTTCTATCTCTCATTGTCCATTGGCGCATCACGACTTCTACAACCGCTCAACCCAATCTAGCAAAGACATCCAAAACAGCGTTGAGAACAGAGAGTCAAGGACAAAAGCCAGATGCCCAAAATCGCATAACTTTGCTGTCAGCATTCGCACCCACAAAACAAACGACGAATGCTGCATCTCGAAATAGACAACTCGTCGTTGATTTAAGCGATCGCCGTGTATATGTATATAATAAGGATACAGTGATAGCGAGTTACCCAATTGGTGTTGGTAAGAGAGGTTGGGAAACGCCCACAGGTTCATTTCAAATCTTACACAAGCAACGCGATCCTATTTGGCAACACCCCATCACAGGTAAAATTTTTTCGTCTGGTACTGATAGCCCTTTAGGAGACCGATGGATCGGTTTTTGGACAGATGGGCGAAATCAAATTGGCTTTCACGGAACCCCAGATGATGAAGTGATAGGCAGTGCCATCTCCCATGGCTGCTTGCGTATGCGTAATCCTGATGTTCGCTTGCTCTACAAACAGGTCAGCTTAGGAACACCAGTAGAAGTACGCCAGTAA
- a CDS encoding gamma-glutamylcyclotransferase family protein, producing the protein MVSNCSGLLKVFVYGTLKPGEENYDRYCIGKVVDAIGAIAVGKLFALPMGYPAMALGDHSVRGYLLSFADSQVLIDLDELEDYHPARDESENLYNRQQIEVHDLQGHSLGWAWVYVMKEELATQLGGIFLPDGWWSHSK; encoded by the coding sequence ATGGTCAGCAATTGTTCCGGTTTGTTAAAAGTTTTTGTTTACGGTACTCTCAAACCTGGTGAAGAAAATTATGACAGATATTGTATTGGGAAAGTCGTAGATGCTATTGGTGCGATCGCAGTGGGGAAATTGTTCGCTCTACCCATGGGATATCCAGCGATGGCATTGGGCGATCATTCTGTGCGCGGTTATTTGCTCTCGTTTGCTGACTCTCAGGTTTTAATAGATTTAGACGAGTTGGAAGATTACCACCCTGCAAGAGACGAGTCAGAAAACCTTTACAATCGACAACAAATTGAAGTCCACGATTTACAGGGACATTCTCTTGGTTGGGCTTGGGTCTACGTAATGAAAGAAGAACTTGCCACCCAACTTGGAGGCATCTTTCTCCCTGATGGTTGGTGGAGTCACTCTAAATAG
- a CDS encoding anti-sigma factor family protein, whose amino-acid sequence MTTDSQFNDRSHSANPQKDLQSRDGRYTNELTGAIDMVKRDRFELLSAYLDGEVTAAERKQVEEWLATDQTVQYLYARLLKLRQGVRTLPVPELLQQSSQKTAEQVLARVQRRSRLVWLGGAAVAACAIGAMSGLLGESRMSQFAQQRIERTQETPTAVASPLMVAINNPVIPIPKTAEVAPEKSVHDEVQPPDLLLELDDIN is encoded by the coding sequence ATGACTACTGATTCTCAATTTAATGACCGCTCCCACTCGGCAAATCCTCAAAAAGATTTGCAATCTAGGGATGGCAGGTATACCAATGAATTAACGGGTGCTATAGATATGGTGAAGCGCGATCGCTTCGAGTTATTAAGTGCTTACCTTGATGGTGAGGTGACAGCTGCCGAACGTAAGCAAGTTGAAGAATGGCTGGCTACTGACCAGACAGTGCAGTACTTATATGCGCGACTGTTGAAACTGAGGCAAGGAGTACGGACTCTTCCAGTGCCAGAACTGCTGCAACAGTCATCACAAAAAACAGCCGAACAAGTATTGGCACGCGTACAACGGCGTTCTCGGCTAGTCTGGCTGGGTGGTGCTGCTGTTGCTGCGTGTGCGATCGGAGCAATGTCTGGCTTGCTTGGTGAATCGAGAATGTCGCAATTCGCACAACAGCGAATAGAAAGAACTCAAGAAACACCAACTGCTGTCGCTTCACCGCTGATGGTTGCTATAAACAACCCGGTGATTCCCATACCGAAAACAGCAGAAGTTGCTCCTGAAAAATCGGTTCACGACGAAGTGCAACCACCAGACCTTCTTCTGGAATTGGATGATATTAACTGA
- a CDS encoding late competence development ComFB family protein → MSIEKIVEQALQDGYLTPAMEAEVGRICDNASELSIEEYMALDRLMGSLLTGEVMAVPRKQFINVMEELVLTEAIARVAEIEATSESSLDVGDIAAYALNRLPPLYATTEEGASYQRQRARAQLQELIAEQVNEAIARSLDRPTVGNTPVGTRNTSNEVLRQVSALLESYAPQFEQK, encoded by the coding sequence AATTGTGGAACAAGCTCTCCAGGATGGTTATCTTACACCAGCAATGGAAGCAGAAGTCGGGCGAATTTGTGATAACGCTAGCGAACTATCAATAGAAGAGTACATGGCGTTGGATCGGCTGATGGGGTCGCTTTTAACTGGAGAAGTGATGGCGGTACCGCGCAAACAGTTTATCAACGTGATGGAAGAGTTGGTACTCACCGAGGCAATAGCCCGCGTTGCAGAAATTGAAGCGACTAGCGAAAGTTCTCTGGATGTTGGGGATATTGCTGCTTACGCCCTCAACCGCCTACCACCCTTGTACGCGACTACAGAAGAAGGTGCTAGCTACCAGCGCCAACGAGCTAGAGCACAACTTCAGGAATTAATTGCTGAACAAGTCAACGAAGCAATTGCTCGCAGTCTCGATAGACCTACCGTTGGTAACACACCAGTAGGAACTAGAAACACAAGCAATGAAGTTCTGCGACAAGTGAGTGCTCTACTCGAATCTTACGCACCCCAATTTGAGCAAAAATGA
- a CDS encoding UTP--glucose-1-phosphate uridylyltransferase: MQRSKVRKAVIPAAGFGTRLFPSTKVVKKELFPIVDRDGVAKPVILAIVEEAIAGGIEEIGIVVQPSDRDIFADFFQNPPKLELFNKLSPESQEYCSYLQELGKKITILTQEEQEGYGHAVYCAKEWVKDETFLLMLGDHIYSSDLEKSCARQVLDVYEQVNQNVVGLIEMPETIIHKAGCVTGVWRSWNEILTLTQVYEKPSVEYARQNLRVEGIAEDRFLCIFGLYVLTPKIFDFLEEHIQRNFRERGEFQLTSCLEQLRQDEGMTGYVVKGKTFDIGMPNAYWQTMIDFRG; the protein is encoded by the coding sequence ATGCAAAGAAGTAAAGTCAGAAAAGCTGTGATTCCAGCTGCAGGTTTTGGCACTCGCCTATTTCCATCCACTAAAGTTGTCAAAAAAGAACTTTTCCCAATCGTCGATCGCGATGGTGTGGCAAAACCTGTGATTCTAGCCATTGTTGAAGAAGCGATCGCAGGTGGAATTGAAGAAATTGGGATTGTGGTGCAACCAAGCGATCGCGACATTTTTGCAGATTTTTTTCAAAATCCACCGAAACTAGAGCTTTTTAATAAACTTTCTCCAGAAAGTCAAGAATATTGCAGTTATCTTCAAGAATTAGGTAAGAAAATTACAATTTTGACCCAAGAGGAGCAAGAAGGCTACGGTCATGCAGTATACTGCGCCAAAGAATGGGTAAAAGATGAAACATTCTTACTCATGCTGGGAGACCACATTTACTCATCAGATCTAGAAAAATCCTGTGCGCGTCAAGTTTTAGATGTTTACGAACAAGTCAATCAAAATGTTGTCGGATTAATAGAAATGCCAGAGACAATAATCCATAAAGCTGGTTGTGTTACAGGAGTTTGGCGCTCCTGGAATGAGATTTTGACACTTACCCAAGTTTACGAAAAGCCATCTGTAGAATACGCACGCCAGAACCTGCGCGTGGAAGGAATAGCAGAAGACCGCTTTCTTTGTATATTTGGGCTATATGTACTGACGCCGAAAATATTTGACTTTCTAGAAGAACACATCCAGAGAAATTTTCGGGAACGGGGTGAATTTCAATTGACATCTTGTCTTGAGCAATTGCGTCAGGATGAGGGGATGACAGGTTATGTCGTGAAAGGTAAAACTTTTGATATCGGTATGCCAAACGCTTATTGGCAAACGATGATTGATTTTAGGGGTTAG